A genomic region of Methanobacterium sp. SMA-27 contains the following coding sequences:
- a CDS encoding ferritin family protein has protein sequence MLSKIPIDLGRVKQEDIDKEILRASIIAELDAINLYEEFANMTDNTDMKAVLQDIAEEEKTHVGEFQTMLLRMDKEQEVELEKGKKEVEELTGKK, from the coding sequence ATGCTTTCGAAAATACCAATTGATTTAGGAAGAGTAAAACAAGAAGATATAGACAAAGAAATACTTCGTGCATCCATAATAGCTGAACTTGATGCAATAAATCTTTATGAAGAATTTGCAAACATGACAGATAATACGGATATGAAGGCAGTTCTACAAGATATTGCTGAAGAAGAAAAAACTCATGTAGGCGAATTTCAAACCATGCTCTTGAGAATGGATAAAGAACAAGAAGTCGAGTTAGAAAAGGGAAAAAAAGAAGTTGAAGAATTGACAGGTAAAAAATAA
- a CDS encoding rhodanese-like domain-containing protein codes for MSENKKYQTFKTISPSDALKLIKEHKNDQNLVILDVRTPWEFSDNHIEGAVNLDYTDPDFNEQIKKLDKTKYYIIYCKSGMRSVKVCEILKKLGFTHVYNIKEGFKGWKSKID; via the coding sequence ATGTCAGAAAATAAAAAATATCAAACATTTAAGACTATATCACCATCAGATGCGTTGAAATTAATTAAAGAACATAAAAATGATCAAAACCTTGTAATTTTGGATGTTAGAACTCCTTGGGAATTTTCTGATAATCATATCGAAGGTGCAGTTAATCTTGATTATACTGATCCAGATTTCAATGAACAGATCAAAAAGTTAGATAAAACTAAATATTATATTATTTACTGTAAATCCGGGATGAGAAGTGTTAAAGTATGTGAAATACTAAAAAAATTAGGATTTACACATGTTTACAATATTAAAGAGGGATTTAAAGGTTGGAAATCCAAGATTGATTAA
- a CDS encoding lipocalin-like domain-containing protein, with amino-acid sequence MGAQCLLDKLDEETKDNIAKALWMREFNAEEISDELFRGLGSEKNSNENFGDRMQYLLKEKINNPDSFTPNYKDVYGTLIKNSSSLSPHQAYAMTFFLGMDSSKGYKAIPGKADFKLLQDDAPQWDYQLGWHFIVGSCMGDNGKEYGVQFMFWQYALLPPEIAKHFGLSDIENQIIELHLAVSEAGGEHYRSKPILIAGTTGLVDFKNNPFEYTFGKNKIRSLSEDSTFPMQIKGWGVDLDPDSQSEIEVDITLTQTKEYLLQGKDGCDPCCGGVGTLYYSVPNLRVDPDKSTLRINEEEIALKSGKFWYDHQWCNGMIPAGNPRVKVLRAANNMNEKATGGWDWFMAQFKGNRELTMASVHSHDMLQFLNQTGPNPPKIMEAEVSGKYIDENNNSKKIKGQIKITEWIRSVKSQDPDLYPPTNTWYPQKWEFSFGEDIPEDIQNFVMIPIVSGGQSGFFGNGLHYSEGAVYLKDNEGNSLGRGFAESTGYADPLLNRLKLAGLPATEEMRDKLEIPQPQRF; translated from the coding sequence ATGGGCGCCCAATGTTTATTGGATAAATTGGATGAAGAAACTAAGGATAATATAGCTAAAGCATTATGGATGCGAGAATTTAATGCTGAAGAGATTTCTGATGAACTTTTCAGAGGATTGGGATCTGAAAAAAATAGTAATGAAAATTTTGGAGATAGAATGCAGTATCTTTTAAAAGAAAAGATAAATAATCCTGATTCTTTCACACCAAACTACAAAGATGTCTATGGGACTTTAATTAAAAATTCTTCATCCCTTTCACCACATCAGGCATATGCTATGACTTTTTTTCTTGGAATGGATAGTTCTAAAGGTTATAAAGCAATACCTGGGAAGGCAGATTTTAAACTTCTACAAGATGATGCTCCACAATGGGATTATCAACTAGGATGGCATTTTATTGTTGGAAGTTGTATGGGGGATAATGGAAAAGAATATGGTGTACAATTCATGTTCTGGCAATATGCACTTCTACCACCAGAAATAGCTAAACATTTTGGGCTTTCTGACATTGAAAATCAGATTATTGAATTACATCTAGCTGTAAGTGAAGCTGGCGGAGAACATTACCGTTCCAAACCCATATTAATTGCAGGTACAACTGGACTTGTGGATTTCAAAAACAACCCCTTTGAGTATACCTTTGGAAAGAATAAAATAAGATCTTTAAGTGAAGACAGTACTTTTCCTATGCAAATTAAAGGGTGGGGTGTGGATTTAGATCCAGATTCACAATCAGAAATTGAGGTGGACATCACACTCACACAAACTAAGGAATATTTACTTCAGGGCAAAGATGGATGCGATCCATGCTGTGGTGGAGTTGGAACATTATACTATTCTGTACCAAATCTTAGAGTTGATCCAGATAAAAGTACGCTAAGAATCAATGAAGAAGAAATTGCCTTGAAAAGTGGTAAATTCTGGTACGATCATCAATGGTGTAATGGAATGATTCCTGCAGGTAATCCTCGAGTAAAAGTTTTGAGAGCTGCTAATAATATGAATGAAAAGGCTACAGGTGGATGGGACTGGTTTATGGCTCAATTTAAAGGTAATAGGGAGTTGACAATGGCATCTGTACATTCACATGATATGCTACAATTTCTTAATCAAACAGGACCTAATCCTCCAAAAATAATGGAAGCTGAAGTTTCAGGAAAATATATAGATGAAAATAACAACTCTAAAAAGATTAAAGGGCAAATAAAAATAACTGAATGGATTAGAAGTGTGAAATCACAAGATCCAGATTTATATCCTCCAACAAACACATGGTACCCTCAAAAATGGGAATTTAGCTTTGGTGAGGATATTCCCGAAGATATTCAAAATTTTGTTATGATTCCAATTGTAAGTGGAGGCCAATCAGGATTTTTTGGAAATGGATTGCATTATTCTGAAGGTGCTGTATACTTAAAGGACAATGAAGGAAATTCACTTGGCAGAGGTTTTGCAGAATCAACAGGCTATGCTGACCCATTACTAAACAGACTTAAATTAGCAGGACTTCCAGCAACAGAAGAAATGCGTGATAAATTGGAAATACCCCAACCTCAACGTTTTTAA
- a CDS encoding ABC transporter ATP-binding protein encodes MIDVENLTRKFGDLTAVDNLTFHINEGEVFGFLGPNGAGKTTTMRMLSCLISKTSGEARIAGYDVSDEADSLKIRKIIGLLPENVGLYDDLTAYKNLDFYGKLYECSETQRKENIEHFLKLLGLWDKRDVTVGTFSKGMKQKLTVARALIHDPEILFLDEPTANLDPESSKIVRDFILDLKKEKKTIFLNTHNLDEAQRICDKIGIFNTKLMAIGSPEELEGSIWGNKTVIQLKEVNNKILEAINNLSIGNMVHDNNKLTIDVVDPEKENPIIVDAIVNAGGQVQYVNRLSPSLEEAYLKIVRGD; translated from the coding sequence TTGATCGATGTAGAGAATCTTACAAGGAAATTTGGCGATTTAACAGCAGTAGATAATCTCACATTCCATATCAATGAAGGAGAGGTTTTCGGTTTTCTAGGGCCAAACGGTGCCGGAAAAACCACTACAATGAGAATGCTTAGTTGCCTCATATCAAAGACAAGTGGAGAAGCTAGAATAGCAGGTTATGATGTTAGTGATGAAGCTGATTCCTTGAAAATCAGGAAGATCATTGGTTTGCTTCCTGAAAATGTTGGTCTTTATGATGATTTAACCGCTTATAAAAACTTAGATTTTTATGGAAAACTCTATGAATGTTCTGAAACTCAACGGAAGGAAAATATTGAACATTTTCTTAAATTGTTAGGACTTTGGGATAAAAGAGATGTAACGGTTGGAACCTTTTCTAAGGGAATGAAACAAAAACTAACTGTTGCACGAGCACTTATTCATGACCCTGAAATTTTGTTCTTAGACGAACCAACAGCAAATTTAGACCCCGAATCATCAAAAATTGTAAGAGATTTCATACTAGATTTGAAGAAGGAAAAAAAGACCATTTTTTTAAATACACATAATCTCGATGAAGCTCAAAGAATCTGTGATAAAATTGGAATATTTAACACTAAATTAATGGCAATAGGCTCTCCTGAAGAATTGGAAGGATCTATCTGGGGTAATAAAACTGTAATTCAGTTAAAGGAAGTTAATAATAAAATATTGGAAGCAATAAATAATTTATCAATTGGAAATATGGTACACGATAATAATAAATTAACCATTGACGTGGTAGATCCTGAAAAAGAAAATCCAATCATAGTAGATGCTATAGTAAATGCCGGTGGACAGGTTCAATATGTTAATCGACTCAGTCCATCCTTAGAAGAAGCCTATCTGAAAATTGTGAGGGGAGATTAA
- a CDS encoding ABC transporter permease subunit: MKLWKSWVIATKDFSIFRKKKRILYTLIILPLLLSIGLPLVVRSLTSLDDAATEIITLLNAFSYFYIILVYIQSTTLASYSILGEKIEESLEPLLATPTTDSELLFGKTIASFLPSIGVIYATSIIFMVLSDLFTYNTLGYLFFPNLSMAFILLLAVPLSSILSIQLNVIISSRVNDVRTANQLGFILFVPFMGVYILLVTNAISLNITNLVIITIFLLVIDVILFYLSKATFSRDKILTKWK, encoded by the coding sequence ATGAAACTTTGGAAATCATGGGTTATAGCAACCAAAGACTTCAGCATATTTCGTAAGAAAAAACGTATTCTATATACATTAATAATTCTCCCACTCCTTCTTTCAATAGGTTTACCTCTAGTTGTCAGGTCCTTAACAAGTCTTGATGATGCAGCAACAGAGATTATAACCTTACTGAATGCATTTTCATACTTTTATATTATCTTAGTTTATATACAATCAACAACACTAGCATCCTACAGTATTTTAGGTGAGAAGATTGAGGAAAGTTTAGAACCTCTCTTAGCAACACCCACAACTGATAGTGAACTTTTATTTGGAAAAACTATTGCTTCATTCTTACCTTCAATAGGGGTAATATATGCTACATCCATAATTTTCATGGTGCTTTCTGATTTATTCACATATAACACTCTGGGTTATCTTTTTTTCCCTAATTTAAGTATGGCATTCATTTTACTCTTAGCAGTCCCTCTCTCATCTATTTTAAGCATTCAATTAAATGTTATCATATCTTCGAGAGTAAACGATGTGAGAACTGCAAACCAGCTTGGATTCATTCTATTTGTACCATTTATGGGTGTTTATATCCTGCTTGTAACAAATGCAATCTCATTAAACATTACCAATCTGGTTATAATTACCATATTCCTCCTTGTTATTGATGTAATTTTATTCTACCTAAGTAAAGCCACTTTTAGCAGGGATAAAATACTCACAAAATGGAAATAA
- a CDS encoding MFS transporter: protein MYLNGNNQILFLLFVGVFMGSLDIGIVGPALPSIQTYFLINERVLSWVFTIYILFFMIGTPLMAKLSDIYGRKSIYILDIFLFALGSLITITSFSYDMLLLGRAIQGIGAGGIFPVANAFIGDIFPPDKRGGALGILGSVWGLSSVLGPVLGGLLLNYSWQLLFIINLPLAGIVLVGSFYILPKSQKNGKIRFDWAGLTVLGFMVIALAYGLNQIETNNFIASVSSLDVWPYIILSGILLPILWFIEKRAKDPLIQVNLFKSLEVKLVSSISIGTGLVQASTVFVPAFVIAALSFSTTKASLMLMPIVLTMALGAPVIGKLLDKFGSRNIMVIGAFCIVIGLFMMGFFSKSFYLFILAGILVGVGMSTAIGSPPRYIMLIESPQKERASGQALINIITSFGQLIGGALIGAVIGSYAGAVNGYQLAYIAMGFVAILMTILALGLKSKKQQLKTMIG, encoded by the coding sequence ATGTATCTTAATGGAAACAATCAAATATTGTTTTTACTGTTTGTAGGTGTTTTTATGGGCTCACTAGATATAGGAATCGTCGGGCCTGCACTTCCATCAATTCAAACATATTTCCTTATAAATGAAAGAGTTTTATCGTGGGTCTTCACAATATACATCCTATTTTTCATGATAGGCACGCCATTAATGGCTAAACTATCAGATATCTACGGACGTAAATCAATATATATTTTAGATATATTCCTTTTTGCTTTGGGTTCATTAATCACAATAACATCTTTTTCATATGATATGCTACTATTAGGAAGGGCTATTCAGGGTATTGGTGCAGGGGGAATATTTCCAGTTGCAAATGCATTTATCGGGGATATTTTTCCTCCAGATAAACGTGGTGGAGCACTTGGAATATTGGGTTCTGTTTGGGGTCTTTCCAGTGTACTGGGTCCAGTATTGGGAGGTCTTTTACTTAATTATAGCTGGCAATTACTATTCATTATTAATTTACCACTGGCAGGAATAGTTTTAGTTGGAAGCTTTTACATACTACCTAAATCTCAAAAGAATGGTAAAATAAGATTTGATTGGGCTGGACTTACAGTATTAGGGTTTATGGTGATTGCTTTAGCTTATGGTTTAAATCAAATAGAGACCAATAATTTTATTGCAAGTGTATCATCGTTAGATGTCTGGCCGTACATTATTCTTAGTGGAATACTGCTTCCAATATTATGGTTTATTGAGAAAAGAGCCAAAGATCCATTGATACAAGTTAATCTTTTCAAAAGCCTTGAAGTTAAACTTGTAAGCAGTATATCAATTGGAACAGGCTTGGTTCAAGCTTCCACTGTATTTGTTCCTGCATTTGTTATTGCTGCGCTGTCATTCAGTACTACCAAGGCAAGTTTAATGCTGATGCCAATAGTATTGACCATGGCATTGGGAGCTCCAGTAATTGGAAAGCTTCTTGATAAATTTGGTTCAAGAAATATAATGGTTATAGGGGCATTTTGCATAGTCATTGGATTGTTTATGATGGGCTTCTTTTCTAAATCTTTTTATCTGTTCATATTAGCCGGTATTCTTGTTGGAGTGGGTATGAGTACAGCCATAGGTTCTCCACCACGTTATATTATGCTGATAGAAAGTCCACAAAAGGAAAGAGCTTCTGGCCAGGCTCTAATTAATATTATTACCAGTTTTGGTCAACTTATTGGTGGTGCGCTTATAGGGGCGGTTATTGGATCTTATGCTGGAGCAGTTAATGGTTATCAACTTGCTTATATTGCAATGGGATTTGTTGCAATATTAATGACAATACTTGCATTGGGACTTAAGAGTAAAAAACAGCAGCTTAAAACCATGATAGGATAA